The genome window TTGTAGCGGGGCGCGATCAGCAGTGCCGGGTCGGAGGATTTGGGGGGGCGCAGGGGGCCCTGGTTCTGGAGGTGGGTGGCGAGGATCTCGCCGGTGTCGAGGATCAGGAGGGCCGGGGCCTCGGGGACGGAGCCGATGGCGCGCGGGATGGCAGGTGCTTCAGGCGGCTGGCCGAGCAGAAAGACCGGCTGGCCGTGCCACAGAAAGCTCCGCAGAAGCACAACGCCGCGGGCGATCGGCACCTGTGTCAGCGGGCGCGGGGCCTCCGGGTTGGCGCTGTAGAGGGTAGCCTCGCCCAGAACGGGGGAGAGCAGCCCGTGCACCCGGCACTCGGTGGCCTGCGCGGCGAGCGCGGGGGGAAGGCGGGTTGCGGCCTCGGCTTCGCAGTCGGTGTCGGCCCATGCGGGAAGGGCGGCGGTGAGGGAGAGGGCGGCGAGGGTGGCGCGGATCAGGGCAGATGCTGCGGCGGCAGGGCAGCGCGTGGGCTGCCCCGCTTGGATCACACGCGCCCGCCCATGGCCTCGGCCACGATCTGCTTGACGATGGGCTTGGCTTCCAGCGCCGTCATGCCGGGGCGGAGGCGGTTGTCGTAGAGGATCCTCAGCATCATCTCGTCCTGCGTGGTCAGCAGGCCGAACTCCTCGTCGTCGTTGAAGATCGACGGGCGGGCCTCGGGGCTGTCGTTGGCGAGGCCGAGGCCCTGTGCCAGCTCCTCGTGGATGCAGGAGAGGCGCAGCAGGTCGGGGTGCTCGGCGCGGATGATCGCCACGGCGCGGGTGTAGACCGAGCTGGTGCCGGTGGTGGTGGCGAACACGAGGCAGAGCGTGTCGCGCGGCAGGTTCTCGATGGTGCGGATGGCGGCACGGTCGATGCCGGGCACGAGGCGCTGAAGCTCGGGGCCGATGGCGGCGCGTTCATCCTCGTTCAGCATCAGCACAGTGAAGTTGCCGTTGCCCGAGGCCATCGACATCGGGTGGCCGGTTGCGCGGGAGAGGCGGCGCACGTAGCTGGCGACGCTGGCGCGGTCCTTGGCGCGTTGGGCCTCGGGCACGGTTTCGCCGAAGCGCAGGCCGAAGCGGATCGGCTGATCCCAGCGGCGCAGGCTCGACTCGGACTGCTGGGCGACGAGGGTGCCGCCGCGCGAGACGTATTCATCGAACAGCGCGATGCGGATGAAGTTCTCGGTCAGTTGCCGGTCGGAAAAGGGGGTATCGGGGCCGCCGCCGTCGCGGCGCAGCAGGCCGCGTGCGAGCAGGTCGGATTGCACGCGGGCATAGTGCCGGGTCGCCGCACGGCTGGACTCGGAGGGCTCCTTGGGGCGCGGCGCGGGCGGCGCCGGGGACTCGGGGGGCGTGGGCTCGGGCTGAGGGCCCGGCAGCTCGTCGCAGCCCGTGAGGGCAAGAGCGGCGATCATCATCGCCGCCCCCGAAAGCATGGTCTTCAGGCGCAAGTTGCGGCCCCTTTCAGCTGTCGGAAACGGCGGTGCCCGCCGCATCGCCGAGTCCGGTCTTGCGGGCCTTTGCGGAGGCCAGCGTTTCTTTGAGCTCGTGTTCCATCTTCTGCAGTTCCTGCTCGGCCTCGGCCCGCTTGCGCTTGCCCTCGTCGGCAATTTGCAGGCTTTCCTCGATGGTGGCCACCAGCTCGGCATTGGCGGTTTTCACTGCCTCAATGTCGAACACGCCGCGCTCCATCTCGGTGCGGATCTTGGCGTTGGTTTCGCGCAGGTTCTTGGCGTTCTGGGTCAGCAGCTCATTGGTGAGGTCATTGGCCGAGCGCACCGCCTCGGCGGCCTCGGCGGAGCGTTGGATGGTCACCGCCTGTGCCAGCTGGGTCTCCCAGAGGGGGACGGTGTTGACCAGGGTCGAGTTGATCTTGGTGACGAGGCTCTTGTCGTTCTCCTGCACCAGCCGGATGGAGGGAAGCGATTGCATGGTGACCTGGCGGGTCAGCTTGAGGTCATGCACCCGGCGCTCGAGGTCGTCGCGGGCGGCGCGCAGGTCGCGCAGCTCCTGGGCCTTCATCACGCCTTCGTTCTCCGGCGCGGCGGCCACCTCGGCCTCCTTGGCGGGGATGGTGGTGGCGTCGAGCTCGGCGATCTTGGCCTCGCCGGCGGCGATGTAGAGCGCCAGCTCGTCGTAGAAGCTGAGGGTCTTCTCATAGAGCACGTCGAGCGACTTGATGTCCTTGAGCAGCTTGTGCTCATGGCCCTGAAGCTCGGTGGTGATGTTGTCGATCTGGTCCTGCACGTCTTCGAAGCGGCTCAGGAAGTTGGCGAAGGGCGCGGCGCGACCCAGCAGCTTTTCCCAGAACGACCGCTTGCGGCGCACGTCCAGCTCGGAGACCGAGAAGCCGCGGATGGTGGTGACCATCTTGCGCAGGCCATCGCCCGCCGGGCCGACATCCTTGTTCTTCACATCGGAGAGCATGGCCTGGGAGATGGTCTGCAACTCGGCCTGCGCGGCGGAACCGAAGTTGACGATGGAGCCGGTGTCGGACATGTCCAGCTCGCCCATGCGCTTGGTGATCTCGGCAGAGAGCGCCGGGTCGGCCTCGGCGAGCGGCACCACGGCATTGGCCTCGACCGGCTCGGGCAGAACCACGGCGTTGACTTCCTCGACCTGCGCCAGCGTCTCTTTCGCCTTGGCGTGAACTTCCTGTTCCATTGTCCCTGATCTCCTTGTTACGCGGCGCTTAACGCACCCCTTCACGCTGCAACGTGTCGCGCAGCACTTCAATTTCGATGTCGAGGTCTGTCTTGTCGTCCAGCAGCAGCTTTTCGGTGCGCTGGGCGTAGTTGGTTTCCATCTCGTCGAGCAGGGCGAGGTAATCGGCCTTGGCCTGGGCATCGCCGGAGCGGCTGTAGATGTCGGCGAACTTCACCGTCGCGTCGCGGGCGCCCATCAGGTAGACGCCCAGAAACTTGCGGGCGGCGGTCAGGTCGCGCGGGTCTTCCTCGACGGTGCGGAACATGGTGCGGGCGGTTTCGGAGAACCGGGCCACGCGGTCGGCCACGCCCCGGTCGCCGGCGCGTTTGACCGCATCTGCCATGGCGGCCAGATGGGCCTCGCCCTCGTCCACGGCGCGGGCAACGCGGTCTTGCGCGCGAAGGTCGATGCCCTCCATCCCCTTGTCCGACATCGGATCGAGCCCGAAGGCGGCGGCATGCAGCCCGGTGCCGAGCACGCCGAAGATCACCGCCTCGAGCACCCCGTGTCCGGCGAGCCCGACCAGTGCGAGCCCGGCCCCGGTGAGCAGCGAGCCGAAGATCTTGCGCGGCACCGCAGGGCGGCGGGCGACCTTGCGGCTTTCCCAGGCTTCCTGCGCCTTCAGCCCCTCGCGGGTGAGCCATGCCGCGCCGAGCAGCAGGCCGGTGGCGACGAGGTAAGCCGCAAGGCCGGTCGCGTCGGAGGTGAAGGCGTGCCAGAGGAAGATCAGCGGAACGACGAACATCAGGTTCGAGCGCATCCCGGCGCGGGCCCGGCTGGCCCCGGCAAAGCGCGGCGCCATGGCGGAGACCTTCGGCGCATCGGGCGCGGATTTCACGCCCGCTTCGCCGGCCTTCGAGCCCTGCGGGCTGAACTTTCCGCCGTAGCGCTCGGCCATCAGGCCCCCCCGCCGGTAAAGGCGGCGTAGAGCATCAGCGCCAAGAGCAGCGCAAAGCTCAGTTTCTGCAAGCCGTCTGATGACATATCTCACCCACCCGCGCCGAGCTGGCGCCTGTCTTCGCTTATAAGCGAATGATTTTCTGCGGGCCAGCATGGATCGGCACGCGCCGTGCATCCGCAAGGGACGGCGGCTAGCGGCGGCGGCGCTGGGGCTTTTTCTTGGGGGCGGGGGCGGGTTGGAACTCGGGGTCCAGCCCGAGCTGGTCGCGCAGCACGCGGGCCTTGATCTCCTCGACCGCGCCGGCCTTCAGGTCGCCCAGCCGGAAGGGGCCGTAGGACACCCGCAGCAGGCGGTTCACGGTGAGGTTCACAGCCTCCA of Oceanicola sp. 502str15 contains these proteins:
- a CDS encoding DUF2927 domain-containing protein; protein product: MMIAALALTGCDELPGPQPEPTPPESPAPPAPRPKEPSESSRAATRHYARVQSDLLARGLLRRDGGGPDTPFSDRQLTENFIRIALFDEYVSRGGTLVAQQSESSLRRWDQPIRFGLRFGETVPEAQRAKDRASVASYVRRLSRATGHPMSMASGNGNFTVLMLNEDERAAIGPELQRLVPGIDRAAIRTIENLPRDTLCLVFATTTGTSSVYTRAVAIIRAEHPDLLRLSCIHEELAQGLGLANDSPEARPSIFNDDEEFGLLTTQDEMMLRILYDNRLRPGMTALEAKPIVKQIVAEAMGGRV
- a CDS encoding toxic anion resistance protein — its product is MEQEVHAKAKETLAQVEEVNAVVLPEPVEANAVVPLAEADPALSAEITKRMGELDMSDTGSIVNFGSAAQAELQTISQAMLSDVKNKDVGPAGDGLRKMVTTIRGFSVSELDVRRKRSFWEKLLGRAAPFANFLSRFEDVQDQIDNITTELQGHEHKLLKDIKSLDVLYEKTLSFYDELALYIAAGEAKIAELDATTIPAKEAEVAAAPENEGVMKAQELRDLRAARDDLERRVHDLKLTRQVTMQSLPSIRLVQENDKSLVTKINSTLVNTVPLWETQLAQAVTIQRSAEAAEAVRSANDLTNELLTQNAKNLRETNAKIRTEMERGVFDIEAVKTANAELVATIEESLQIADEGKRKRAEAEQELQKMEHELKETLASAKARKTGLGDAAGTAVSDS
- a CDS encoding 5-bromo-4-chloroindolyl phosphate hydrolysis family protein; its protein translation is MAERYGGKFSPQGSKAGEAGVKSAPDAPKVSAMAPRFAGASRARAGMRSNLMFVVPLIFLWHAFTSDATGLAAYLVATGLLLGAAWLTREGLKAQEAWESRKVARRPAVPRKIFGSLLTGAGLALVGLAGHGVLEAVIFGVLGTGLHAAAFGLDPMSDKGMEGIDLRAQDRVARAVDEGEAHLAAMADAVKRAGDRGVADRVARFSETARTMFRTVEEDPRDLTAARKFLGVYLMGARDATVKFADIYSRSGDAQAKADYLALLDEMETNYAQRTEKLLLDDKTDLDIEIEVLRDTLQREGVR